From the genome of Brassica oleracea var. oleracea cultivar TO1000 chromosome C4, BOL, whole genome shotgun sequence:
ACATACAACCATTTGTAAAATCAACATATTACCGTCAATTTCGGTAGTGCAACACTAGTTTATAAACATTTTAATCAAAAATATAGTTTTAAGATCAACGAAAAAAGAAGGAGAAAATAAACATTATCAGAATGAATCTGACAGACAATAAAACGAGCATTTAATATACTGATAATTAATGGTTAATTTTGTTGCAACAAAACAGTCATTTGTTTTCTACACCGAGAGCATCTAAAAAAAACTCTATATTTGAAGTTCAAACGTGTTCTTCTCCAAAAACAAAACTTCACACGTAATTTCAAAACTATTTGTATTTTATATTATGGTCCTTATATTTGTCATAACTAATTTGAATTCATAAAACTTTTATAAATAACTAGCACATATATAAACATATTACAACAATATTAATTAATTTAAAATATAAAATTTTAAACAAAATAACTTAATTAGTATTAAACTTCAAGCAAATTGGAAAATATTTGAAAATTTTGAAGGTTCCAGATCAAACTTACCTGACTATTAGTGTTGATGTAATATTTAAATATGTGTAATAGTTATGTCTTCATGTAATTTCTTAAAAGTTTTTTTGTTAAGTTTCTTTTGTATATTTTTGTTATCTAAATCTAGTTTTAAATATTTTAAATCTTTTTTTAAAGTTTTATTTAATTTTATGTGTAAACTTAAATTTTGTAAACAAAACTTAAAATATTTATGAGATACAATTTTATATGGATTAAAATAAGAAACAAGAAAATATTTATAAATTATAAATGTGATGTGTAATTGTAGGGACCAAAATACAAATAAAAATATAAAATTTTAAATTTGAAGTTTTGAGTAGTGAAACTTCAAATATAAAATTTCACTCTTCAAAACTTCAAATTTGAAGTTTTGAAGTTCTTTTTTGGAGAGCGAAAAACTTCATATTTGAAGTTATAGAATGTATTTTGGAGATTCTCTGAGCTAGCATAAACTTATAAGTAATTTTTAAAAGCAATGTATCAAAGAAAAATGTACCAAACTCAAATTTATCCGTTTGCGTAACCAGTCGACATAGTATCTAATTTTCATTGCAACCAACCGAGTTTGTGTGGCGTTGGTAGATATGCTTCCATGAAATTAGTCGGTTGGACCTCGGTCCACTCGATAACCCGACTTATAAAAAGTGTACCAAGGAGAAGGAATTGTGCACGAGAAATTATTTATAGGATAATATACTAATATGTGGCTTCCCTAGCTTGAAACTAGAGTTTACGAAATTGGTCCCCCTCATCTTTAACAAGAACTTTTAGTACACCTAGTGTACTAGTTGTTTATGAAACAATATCTATATATATAGTAGATTATTATTACCAAGCATAACCACTTCTTCTCTACTGCATGCAAAACATCAAAAGTTGCAGATAAGTCACAACATGGCTTCTTCTACATCATCCTCGTTACCAAATCATAAGTTCCGGATCAAACTATTGTTCTTCATGATCTTAAACCTCTTCCATCTTCACACTTTAGTGTTTGCCAATTCATCAAACTCTAAGTTCTCAAAATTCTCAAGACACCCAAAATCCGAGTCATCATCATCAAGAAGAACCAAATACTCAAACGTTGGGTTTCTCAACTCAGTCCAACACAGCTTGGACCAGGCTCTCTTAGCCCACTCTCTCGCCTTCAGACTCACGCTCTCGCACCGTACTTCTCAAACCCTCATGCTCGATCCTGTCAACGACTGTCTTGAGCTGCTAGACGACACACTCGACATGTTGTCTCGCATCGTCGTCTACCCTAAAGGTCACCCCAATGATGATGTCCATACGTGGCTAAGCGCTGCGTTGACCAATCAAGAGACTTGTAAGCAAAGCCTCAATGAGAAAACAAGCTTCAATAAAGGCGGGTTCACGATGGATTCAGTTGTGAGTAACCTCACCGGTTTACTGACAAGTTCGCTAGACATGTTCGTTTCCGCTAAGCCGACACGTGGTGAAACTGGTGGCCGGAAACTATTGTCCGGTCAGGACTTTCCGACGTGGGTTTCTTTGTCGGACCGGAGGCTTTTAGAAGCTTCGGTTTCAGAGCTGAGACCTCACGCTGTGGTGGCTGCCGATGGAAGTGGGACACACATGAGCGTAGGGGAAGCGTTGGCGTCTTTGGAGAAGGGGACTGGTGGCAGAAGCGTCATTCACTTAACAGCTGGAACCTATAAAGAGAATCTGAATATTCCGACCAAACAGAAGAACGTTATGTTGGTTGGTGACGGTAAAGGCAAAACAGTTATTGTCGGTAGCAGAAGTAACAAAGGCGGCTACAATACTTACCAAACCGCTACCGTCGGTGGGTTTTCCTTACCATTTATCATAAAAATCAGAAAATAAATTAATTTGGACAAATCTCGTTAATATTGTTTTTTTCAAAGGAAAAAACATTAATTTTTTTTTTATCAAAAATAGCATACATAAAAATAAACAAAATATCATTTATCAAACAGAAAAACTAAATTATCCTAAATTCTAAACCATAATGCTTACTATTGCAGTCTAAAAATAAATTCAAATAAATATATGTATTTTGTATATAATTTAAATTCATGTTTTTAACTACTTTGTTTCATGGTTGAAACAAATTCAAATAAATATATGTATTTTGTATATAATTCAAATTCATGTTTTTAACTACTTTGTTTCATGGTTATCTTGAGTTTTTTTTTTTGAGCAATGGCTATCTTGAATTTTTAAACTTCATTATCTTAGAAGATTATTGTTTGGTTGGACATCTAGACCAATATTTTAAATTTATAGAATTTTTTTTTCACTTTTTTTTAGAATTATTTTCACTCAGACCTGATTTGCCGATCTTTTTATATCATTTTCAAATTTTTAATATATATATTTATCTTTAGTTAATCTTATACAGATTAGTGAATTATTATTTTTTGTAAATTTCACCTACTATTGTAGGATAAAATCTATTTTACTACTATTTTGAAGTATTTGTTAATCAACTTTATATATTTAAATTAATAATTATATATTGATCTATATTTATAACCCATGTTCGGAATCGCGCTAGGCGTTAGTCGGGCGGTTGTCATGGACCTAGCGAGTTAACAAAAAATCGGGGATTAGTCGGGGATTAATCGGAACCTAGTTTCTAAATATTTAACGGGCTTATATATATATTAAGTTAACTTTGCATCGAGAATACAATGATTCTCGCTAGCTCATGTGGTAAGTGGTGCGCACTTTTGTTAAAGCACGCGGGTTCGACTACGTACGTCGTCTGTTACCTGTATTTTTTATTCTTTTCTTTTAAATGAAGGACAAAATAGTATTTCACCAGTCATTTTCGTCATTGACCTAGTTCTGTAAATCGACGCCTCCATTTCTGTATCAGTTTTTTCACACGTTTATACATTTTAAAATCATTCTATAGCTTCTTCCTATCAAATCTTTTGTAAATTTAACTATAATACACTTTCTGAAACACAAAATGAAACAAAAAAAGAAAATTTCCGAAAAATCCGATTAAATCTCCGATTAGAATCGTTTCGCCACGGTGGTTGGCCGCCAAGCGCATATTCGCCGCCTAGGCGGCCGCCTGGGCCGAGTTTTCGAACAGCGTTTATAACTGCTGATTGTTGTACTTTAGGTTATACTGTAATTACTAAAATTAATTGTTACTATTTATTTTGTTAATTTATGAAAGCCGCTATGGGAGACGGATTCATAGCTCGGGACATAACTTTCGTGAACAGCGCCGGACCCAACGCGGAGCAAGCGGTAGCCTTACGGGTCGGGTCAGACAGATCCGTTGTATACCGATGCTCCATCGACGCTTACCAAGACACGCTCTACACTCTCTCCAAACGCCAATTCTACCGTGAAACCGACATAACCGGCACCGTCGACTTCATCTTCGGAAACTCCGCCGTCGTTTTCCAGAGCTGCAACATCGCGTCCCGAAAAGGCTCATCGGATCAGAACTACGTCACGGCCCAAGGACGATCCGACCCGAACCAGAATACCGGGATCGCGATTCATGATTGCAGAATAACCGGTTCGACCGGGACTTATTTGGGTCGACCGTGGAAAGAGTATTCGAGAACCGTTGTGATGCAATCGTTTTTGGACGGTTCGATTCATCCTTCGGGTTGGTCTCCTTGGTCAAGTAGCTTCGCTTTGAAGACTCTGTACTACGGAGAGTTTGGAAACTCGGGTCCAGGGTCATCGATTTCGGGTCGGGTTAGTTGGCCTGGGTACCACCCGGCGTTGACGTTGACTGAAGCTCAAGGGTTTACTGTTTCAGGGTTCATTGGCGGGACTTCGTGGTTACCATCAACCGGCGTCGTTTTCGACTCTGGTCTTTTATAATTTTATTCTCAGTTTATAATGCTTCAAACCTGTTATTAATTACTCAGTGATATGGTAGAAAAGAAATTGTGATCTACTACGCTTTTATATGTATTAAATGTTTCGTGTTTGGTCCACACTCTCGCATTTGTAATTTATCTTGTTAAAAGATTGGTATTGTATATATACTATAATTTTTGTAATATCGGCTGACAGACTACAAGACTATTAGTATTCTAACCCCTGTTCGGGAACGCGCTAGACGCTAGTCGGGCGGTCGGGTTGGGCTTAGCGCCTAAAGAGAAAATCGGAGATTAATCAGAAATTATGCGGAGCGGAATTTTTAGATGGTTTACTGTGTTATAAAACATGTTAATCTTTAATTGTGTGTAACATTAATACATTTTCATGTTTAATATTGTATAAAACACACAAATAGAATATATAAATTTAATATAGTGTATTTTTCATCAAAATTATGAATATAAATGATATTTATAAAATTTTAGATCAAATAAAAAATAAAAATATTATTAAAAAAAAAATTAAAAAAAAAATTAAAAAATTAAAAAAAAAATTAAAAAAAAAAAAATAGATTAGGCCGCCTAGGCGGCTAGGCGGTCATTTAGGCGGTCTAGGCAAAAAAAATCGGATATCCGATTTTTTTAACCGATTTGGCATAAATCGGGGCGGAAGAGTGACGCGTAGCGCCTAGGCGGCTAGGCGGCCGATTTTTAGAACAGAGATTCTAACACACTTAAAGTTTCAAAAACACTGAGAGCATATATTTTGAAGTGTCATGGATATTCATCTTCAATTTATTTACAGAGGTCTTCTCTTGCAAGACAATGGTTAAGCTGAATATAGGAATAGAGTTTGCTATCACTAGGGTATGGGTCCTGAGAAGGCTTCTTCTTTCGTGCTCTTAACGTTTTTGTTCGGTTGTAATCTATCTATTACAATAAAGTTGGATTTTCTCACTTCTCAGCGCGCCACGTCAGCGAAGATACTTTCAAAACGTGACACGTGTGTTCTTTTTAAAGTTGACGATTTTCTTCACATAATGAAACACTATAATGATCTTTGAAGCCTACTTACGGCCCACTTCTCTTTCTTAAGCTGTTGTCTTCTCCATTCTCTTTTTGCAGAGCAGCTGTGTAACGTAAGTGTAACGTTTCTATTCCTCATTGAAAGTTTTCATTAGAGCATGTTCATTGCAATAACCCTTAAATGAGTTCGTAGGCAATATTTTAGTATTAAAATTAAGTTAAGAGATTATGTTAAAAAACATCTAAAATTAGTCCTCCATTAGTAGTTTCTTAAGTTAAAGATTCTTTAAAAAAATTGCCAAGAGTGGGTTTGTATCAAAAGAATGCCAAGTCTCAAACTGCAAAACATATCCAAGCATATCAGACTATTGATTCCATTTTTAGAATAGATAATACATTGAGACTAACAATTCTCTTACAACGTTTAAGAAGAAGTGACTAATACGCTTTGGTGATCTAGGAACTAAAATAGGCTCCCATACTCTCTCCAACCTATGATCAACCAAGAAGGCAAGGTTTAGACAGAACATGTGAGATGATTGATAAATAAATACTAACAAAGCTGAACTCTTACATGTAATGCAGGCGCTCAAAACCAATATTTGATCCTAAACCAGAAAGACCAAAACTTTGAAGACCATTGGGAGTGAGGATGCCTCCTGATGGCAGAGGTACCTAAAGACAGAGAAACAGAGACAAGTAGGTAACTTAAAATAAAGTGGTCAATGGATTTGCTAGAGCCATTGATATAGCATTTGCTAACGCACATCCTATGTTTTGAAGCTCTCTGTAGTTTCTCAGGTTTGCTCTCCGTAGAATCTCTTTGTATTATCTCAGCTTTTCCCTTCTTTGAAGTTGTACGCAACCAGCTTAACACAAAAACAGTAATCAGCCAATCCACATTCTTAACATGTTGAAACTTGAATCCTTTGAATGGAGTGTGTTGCGGAACAAGAGTATCTCTGTCTGTGACTTGTTCCAACACCATTAGAACCATACAACCATGTAATTTCTTTCCATAAAAGTTTTCCAACAGAATCTGGAAAGGAACTCCTCTTCCCAAAGTTGTTTTTATATATTTGAACCATGCTTCATTCTCTGTGCAATCATCTTTAAGGCTATGTCCTGAGAACGTCAAACAACTTCCAAGCTGTTCCTCTGGATTTATTTTGAACTTGAATCGCCGAGACTTTGACCACTTTTGCTTCCTCTTGGTTCTCTGCCATCCTTCTCGATGAGACAAAGTCTCTTCTTTCAGCTGAGTGTGGTGCTTCTCATTCTTGCACAGCTCGTCTAAATCCCTTTCAAGATCAGATGCAAACTCTTTCATATTATCAACTACAAACCTGTCTCACTCTGTTTCTGTTCAGATGCAGAGCCCTTCATCGGAGTTAACTACGGTCAAGTCGCCGACAACCTCCCTCCGCCTTCTGAAACCGCCAAGCTCCTCCAATCCACTTCAATCCAGAAGGTAAGACTCTACGGCGCCGATCCCGCCATCATCAAAGCCTTAGTCGAGCCTACCTCCGACAAATCTTTGGGTCCGACAATTCTTCGGGGAAGATACAACCCAAATCTGATGTCGATTTGAACTTTTGTTTTTCTCCCAATGCCCATTCAACACGCGTCAATAAGAATTGTTCCTTCAAGTGCTTAATTAAGAGCCGCGTCTTAATTTAACTGCCATTTTTCATTTATTTTAATTACCCATTTATTTATACTAAGAACCACCCTTAAGAGCTTCCAATAAACATGTTCTTAGAGCACCTCTAATGGGAGTTCTATCCATTGAAGTTCTAAATATGAATATGTGTGTATGTATATATTGTATATGTGTATGTAGTTGTGGGTAGAGATTCTACACTATTCAGTGTAGTGGACTCCACAACTACATACACATATATAATATATACATGCACAAGTATTCATATTTAGAACTCTCTTAGTCTTAATTATATCTCTGTTGCCATCTCTCCCATTACACTGATATTTATTACTTTGGATGAAGACCTCCAAATCTCATTGCTTCACCATATTCTTTATACTGGAGCTTGTGACGATGGTGACCTGTCCAATCAAGATTTCCGATTTGAAGACTGGTCGTGCTTCTCAGACGGTGGTGACGCGTTTCCTTCCTTTTTGGGAGGCACACAACGTAAAGAAAGGGGAGAGCTAACGGGTGTTGACATGCCCCACACTGATGAAAAGATACGTACGCCTCCTGATCTTGCCTCACATTTATCCTCTTATTCTTAACTGCTCACACAAATGATGTTCGGTTACAATATCCATGTTCTTTATCTAGAACTTCCTTGATCTGTAGAGAAGCCTTTCTTGCCGTGGCAGCATTGTACTGCTTGGTCTCTTTGATCTTCATTTTGTAATAGTTAGTTCTTATTGTTGTTATTGGTGTTCTGTAGATTGCAGTCAAGAGATAATTTTTGCTGTAGAAGTCGGCATTCTAGGCTGTGTTCGCCACAAAAATCTATTGAGTGCAAGAGGTTACTGTGCAGAAGGACAAGAAAGACTCATTGTGTATGAGTACATGCCAAATTTGAGCTTGGTTATGCTTCTTCATTCATCTCAGCCGCTCTTTGATTGAACCAGGCAGATGAAAATTGCAGTAACCTCGGCTCATGCTATAGCGTAAGTCTTCAGGATCAAGACGGTTTATATATTTATTGCCAATTATCTTCCATTTGACTGACTATTTGTTTCTCAAATTGTTGTTTTATACAAATAGTGTTGGTGTTCTTTTGCTGGAGCAGGTGACTGGTAAGAGACCTATAGAAAGGCTCAACCAAACGAGGTATACCGAATGGTTTTCACCTCTAGTCTACACCTCTAGTTTACGAGAAGAAATATGGTGAAATTGTGGATCAAAAGCTAAATGAGAAGTATGTGGATGAGGAGCTGGAAAGGGTAATTTTTGTACGACTTATGTGTGCTCAGAGTGAGACCGATAGTAGACCAACAATCTCTGAGGTTGTGGAGATGCTGATGAATAATCTTAAGGAGAAAATGGCTACCACTCATTAAAAATACAATGGAGGTTGAAGCTTCAGATGAAAGCTCAGAGATTCTTTCCGAAGATAAATATTATTAAAAAAAAAACAAGAATTGACAATAATCTGGTTTTGGTTTTCTTCAATTCTGTTTTTTGCAAGTTTATATCTGTCTCATTCTTTTGTTTTTTTAAGCTCAGAGATTCACACAGTTTTTTTAATCTGTCTTTTGCAAGAATCTGGTTTTGGTTTTCTTCAGTTTCAACATTTGATTTTAATCATTCATGATTGAACCTTAATAGTTGTA
Proteins encoded in this window:
- the LOC106343044 gene encoding probable pectinesterase/pectinesterase inhibitor 35; protein product: MASSTSSSLPNHKFRIKLLFFMILNLFHLHTLVFANSSNSKFSKFSRHPKSESSSSRRTKYSNVGFLNSVQHSLDQALLAHSLAFRLTLSHRTSQTLMLDPVNDCLELLDDTLDMLSRIVVYPKGHPNDDVHTWLSAALTNQETCKQSLNEKTSFNKGGFTMDSVVSNLTGLLTSSLDMFVSAKPTRGETGGRKLLSGQDFPTWVSLSDRRLLEASVSELRPHAVVAADGSGTHMSVGEALASLEKGTGGRSVIHLTAGTYKENLNIPTKQKNVMLVGDGKGKTVIVGSRSNKGGYNTYQTATVAAMGDGFIARDITFVNSAGPNAEQAVALRVGSDRSVVYRCSIDAYQDTLYTLSKRQFYRETDITGTVDFIFGNSAVVFQSCNIASRKGSSDQNYVTAQGRSDPNQNTGIAIHDCRITGSTGTYLGRPWKEYSRTVVMQSFLDGSIHPSGWSPWSSSFALKTLYYGEFGNSGPGSSISGRVSWPGYHPALTLTEAQGFTVSGFIGGTSWLPSTGVVFDSGLL
- the LOC106340166 gene encoding uncharacterized protein LOC106340166, encoding MKEFASDLERDLDELCKNEKHHTQLKEETLSHREGWQRTKRKQKWSKSRRFKFKINPEEQLGSCLTFSGHSLKDDCTENEAWFKYIKTTLGRGVPFQILLENFYGKKLHGCMVLMVLEQVTDRDTLVPQHTPFKGFKFQHVKNVDWLITVFVLSWLRTTSKKGKAEIIQRDSTESKPEKLQRASKHRMYLCHQEASSLPMVFKVLVFLV